The window caaaaacccatCACCGCCGGTGATAACGAGACGGAGGAGAACGGTTTCGTCTCCGGAAACCCTTTCTCCTTCGCTTGCTCTGAAACTTCTCAGATGGTCATGGATCGTATCTTGTCTCAGTCtgtaagttttttatttatttctgtaACGCTCttctttaaggaaaaaaaaaaaaacagagcatttacagacaaaaagacaatttttttctctgttctgttctgtctcGATTCTCTTAATTTCCTCAATTTGACCTTATGTGTGCTCAGTCTCATCGAAATTTCCAAAAGGGTCATAACAATTTCGTGAGTCAAGTACGATTTTAGTCTAAAGatcacatttttcttcttcttcttcagcatcatgAATCATTAACTTTTTATCAGTGAGTTTCACAATAGGAGAAATTTTTCATGCGTAATGATGTGTAATTATATAACATCCTTAATAAACGATATGATTCTCTAAAACACTCACCTGGCTTTCATGGGCCCTATACATAATCACAAAGTTTGGAGTTTTCTTGAAGTCAAAAAGCTAACAATTTCActgttcttttctttgtcttcttctcatGCCGATGCTTTTGATTGCAGCAGGAAGTGTCGCCACGAACATCTGGTCGGCTTTCTCACAGCAGCGGTCCTCTCAATGGTTCTTTAACCGACAGTCCTCCGATTTCTCCTCATGAAGTCGACGACATTAAGGTTCAAAAAACATTCTTCATtatgttctcttctttaatctctgCAGCTAATGACTCTTAAGATACGATAATATACTTGTTTAATTATGGTCCTCACCGTTACGTAGAGATCATATAATCTTCGTTTTTGGTTACTTCGATGAAAcattctttgatttttgtgattactattaaattattgaagtattttaatataaagCAATCTTGGTTTCTTGTTAGAGTTTTTACCTTATTTAGTTTTTTGCTTCATTTGTTTTATCcgttttgttttgctttaatTGTGTATGCAGCAATTTTGCCGATCAAACAACATTACAAACAACTACAACGCTCAGTTCCGTTCAACGGGGACAACTCCAGGACCTATCACTGCAACAACTACACAGTCTAAGACTGTGGGAAGGTGGATAAAAGATCGGAgggagagaaagaaggaagagacCAGGGCTCAAAATGCTCAGATACACGCTGCTGTATCCGTTGCTGGTGTGGCTGCAGCGGTGGCTGCGATCGCGGCTGCAACTGCTGCTTCTTCCAGCTCTGGGAAAGATGAGAATATGGCTAAAACGGATATGGCTGTTGCTTCTGCTGCAACTCTTGTGGCTGCTCAATGTGTTGAGGCTGCTGAAGTTATGGGAGCTGAGAGGGATCATTTAGCTTCAGTTGTTAGCTCTGCTGTTAATGTTCGGTCCGCTGGAGATATCATGACGTTAACTGCTGGAGCTGCCACAGGTACTTTCTAAGTTTTAATTAGTTCTCAGTTCATTGACATTTTGGTGAAATAATGTCTTTTAGAAACTGAATGTCTTATTTTCTTGTGTCTCTGGTGTAGCTTTGAGAGGAGTGGCTACATTGAAGGCGAGAGCGATGAAGGAGGTGTGGAACATTGCATCAGTTATTCCAATGGATAAAGGAATCAATCCTGGAGGTTGTAGCAATGTTAATGGTAA is drawn from Camelina sativa cultivar DH55 chromosome 1, Cs, whole genome shotgun sequence and contains these coding sequences:
- the LOC104787792 gene encoding VAN3-binding protein-like isoform X2 — its product is MEKPVFAPWRSDPVFRPPETPLEPMEFLSRSWSVSAHEVSKALTPSQQLLSKASIESTTVILEEEQQQKPITAGDNETEENGFVSGNPFSFACSETSQMVMDRILSQSEVSPRTSGRLSHSSGPLNGSLTDSPPISPHEVDDIKQFCRSNNITNNYNAQFRSTGTTPGPITATTTQSKTVGRWIKDRRERKKEETRAQNAQIHAAVSVAGVAAAVAAIAAATAASSSSGKDENMAKTDMAVASAATLVAAQCVEAAEVMGAERDHLASVVSSAVNVRSAGDIMTLTAGAATALRGVATLKARAMKEVWNIASVIPMDKGINPGGCSNVNGNGNGSIGSSNSSHSGEFLVEDNFLGHCNREWLARGCQLLKRTRKGDLHWKIVSVYINRLNQVMLKMKSKHVGGTFTKKNKNVVIDVIKNIPAWPGRHLLEGAEDLRYFGLKTVPRGIVEFECKSQREYEMWTQGVSRLLAVAAERNNRYRI
- the LOC104787792 gene encoding VAN3-binding protein-like isoform X1; translation: MEKPVFAPWRSDPVFRPPETPLEPMEFLSRSWSVSAHEVSKALTPSQQLLSKASIESTTVILEEEQQQKPITAGDNETEENGFVSGNPFSFACSETSQMVMDRILSQSQEVSPRTSGRLSHSSGPLNGSLTDSPPISPHEVDDIKQFCRSNNITNNYNAQFRSTGTTPGPITATTTQSKTVGRWIKDRRERKKEETRAQNAQIHAAVSVAGVAAAVAAIAAATAASSSSGKDENMAKTDMAVASAATLVAAQCVEAAEVMGAERDHLASVVSSAVNVRSAGDIMTLTAGAATALRGVATLKARAMKEVWNIASVIPMDKGINPGGCSNVNGNGNGSIGSSNSSHSGEFLVEDNFLGHCNREWLARGCQLLKRTRKGDLHWKIVSVYINRLNQVMLKMKSKHVGGTFTKKNKNVVIDVIKNIPAWPGRHLLEGAEDLRYFGLKTVPRGIVEFECKSQREYEMWTQGVSRLLAVAAERNNRYRI